One genomic window of Fusarium keratoplasticum isolate Fu6.1 chromosome 3, whole genome shotgun sequence includes the following:
- a CDS encoding Zn(2)-C6 fungal-type domain-containing protein, producing MQSQPKRMRLGTKSCIECRRRKVRCIFPEGSDRCRQCKAHKAPCRPQQAPSSDSPSTSSLSPDYVQSNESAVEVLRLRECQRLGLPPDTSLGAIFTHVVGESVSSRSTSSDQDLDASVVLENAPLMKNLRETLPTQPSFEAELPPRPKDPFPNRSSMIYMPSAPTLVSIFEYTLQFWAIWPLAFTPTDTGERCFPDSVPMAVRFIQQSVISPNPGVVARALVWLSLCLQELPKDFNKDTPLSLPWKASKIIDYYLKEVEDLLQTHSSPVCSLEFIEALTLQYELFIFMGRPCSAWKSTRTALNNAMILGLHGFVPNGRKKEIWNALWVQDRHLSLFLGLPYAVPEHFIRLDRVDESDALERRILRKVGIISGHITDRNCHQLESSYSSTARIIEEMDQLKEMIPTEWWEPTEADITGYYGIDFTRRAIILFYYITNKLLHLPYVRMAARDKRYDYSRTAAFESAEGMVRAYLNMRVLGTAPMSCDFVDFMGFSGAAILAADLISKNSSRSAEEEERLWKLIMELAKSMRDITSVLDCAVATQAAEVLENLHAARHGTFSGPENFEVTIPYFGRMRISRVEKPAPALPQNVIEFETNVFNMHLPTDLQPSCELTENWSSGWDFDYTYEWQDVFNFEQVGS from the coding sequence ATGCAGTCTCAACCTAAGCGGATGAGACTAGGCACCAAGAGCTGCATCGAGTGCAGACGCCGAAAAGTTCGATGCATCTTCCCCGAGGGCTCAGACAGATGCCGACAGTGCAAAGCCCACAAGGCGCCGTGCAGGCCTCAGCAAGCGCCATCGAGCGACTCACCCAGCACATCGAGTCTCTCACCCGACTATGTGCAATCAAATGAGAGCGCTGTTGAGGTCCTTCGTCTACGAGAATGCCAGAGACTCGGTCTACCGCCAGATACATCCCTCGGCGCCATCTTTACCCATGTTGTTGGCGAgtccgtctcgtcgaggagcaCCTCCAGTGATCAAGACTTGGATGCCAGCGTTGTCCTCGAAAACGCACCGCTTATGAAGAATCTTAGAGAGACATTGCCTACTCAGCCTAGTTTTGAAGCCGAGTTGCCGCCCCGGCCTAAGGACCCCTTTCCTAATCGTTCTTCAATGATTTACATGCCCTCCGCCCCGACACTGGTCAGCATTTTTGAGTATACACTGCAATTCTGGGCCATCTGGCCCCTGGCATTCACGCCTACGGACACGGGTGAGAGGTGTTTCCCAGACTCTGTGCCGATGGCCGTGAGGTTTATTCAGCAATCCGTCATATCCCCAAACCCAGGCGTCGTCGCAAGAGCCCTGGTCTGGCTCAGCCTTTGCCTCCAGGAGCTGCCCAAAGACTTCAACAAGGACACACCTTTGAGCCTGCCTTGGAAGGCATCCAAGATCATTGACTACTACCTTAAAGAGGTGGAGGATCTGCTGCAAACACACTCATCTCCTGTCTGCAGCCTGGAGTTTATCGAGGCGCTCACACTTCAGTACGAGCTATTCATCTTCATGGGACGTCCCTGCAGTGCTTGGAAGAGTACTAGGACCGCCTTGAACAACGCCATGATACTGGGCCTGCATGGGTTCGTCCCAAACGGACGGAAAAAGGAGATATGGAATGCTCTCTGGGTACAAGATCGACATCTATCATTGTTCCTGGGGCTCCCTTATGCTGTTCCAGAGCACTTCATTCGCCTCGACCGAGTTGACGAAAGCGATGCCTTGGAGCGGAGGATCCTTCGAAAGGTGGGCATAATTTCGGGCCACATCACCGATCGAAATTGTCACCAACTCGAGTCGTCATATTCAAGCACGGCTCGTATCATAGAGGAGATGGACCAGCTTAAGGAGATGATACCGACCGAGTGGTGGGAACCCACAGAGGCTGATATAACCGGGTACTATGGCATAGACTTTACACGTCGtgccatcatcctcttctacTATATAACCAACAAGCTGCTGCATTTGCCTTATGTGCGCATGGCAGCCCGAGATAAGCGATACGACTACAGCCGAACCGCCGCCTTTGAGTCTGCCGAAGGAATGGTGCGAGCCTACCTGAACATGCGAGTCCTCGGAACTGCGCCCATGAGCTGCGACTTTGTCGATTTTATGGGCTTCAGCGGAGCTGCCATTCTCGCTGCGGACCTGATATCCAAGAATTCCTCTCGTTcggctgaggaagaggagcggCTATGGAAACTGATCATGGAGCTGGCCAAAAGCATGAGAGATATCACCTCTGTGCTAGACTGCGCGGTAGCGACTCAAGCTGCCGAGGTACTGGAGAATCTGCATGCGGCGCGACACGGGACCTTCTCTGGACCTGAGAACTTTGAGGTGACCATACCTTACTTTGGAAGAATGCGCATCTCGCGGGTCGAGAAGCCCGCGCCTGCTCTCCCCCAGAATGTCATCGAGTTCGAGACCAACGTATTCAACATGCATCTTCCGACCGACCTCCAGCCCTCATGCGAGCTGACGGAGAATTGGAGTTCTGGGTGGGATTTTGATTATACGTATGAGTGGCAGGATGTGTTTAACTTTGAGCAAGTTGGGTCTTGA
- a CDS encoding Nudix hydrolase domain-containing protein: MASTGKSLHFSNQFVISCGTVSLDVERSKVLLIRWRRTGEYSLPKGRKDIDEPLEETALRETFEETGIRVQLLPVSIDSLATLPSSVKTEDRPKAVIEPIAVTQRTTRQGILKIIFWYVATADSTTVPEEGTQQENEDFDTIWADFDNVGSTLSFDDDRSIAEAAIAAIRRGVAPVS; this comes from the coding sequence ATGGCCTCCACAGGCAAGAGTCTACACTTCTCTAACCAGTTCGTCATAAGCTGTGGTACCGTGTCGCTAGATGTAGAGAGGTCGAAAGTGCTCCTTATCCGCTGGCGGCGAACAGGCGAATACTCGCTTCCCAAGGGCCGTAAAGATATTGATGAGCCCCTTGAAGAGACAGCCCTACGAGAAACTTTTGAGGAGACTGGAATACGAGTCCAACTACTCCCTGTGAGCATCGACAGCTTGGCCACCTTGCCTTCCTCCGTCAAGACCGAGGACCGTCCGAAAGCTGTCATTGAACCTATCGCCGTTACTCAACGCACTACGCGGCAGGGAATTCTCAAGATCATCTTCTGGTATGTTGCCACGGCAGACTCTACCACTGTTCCAGAGGAGGGAACACAGCAGGAGAATGAGGATTTCGATACCATCTGGGCCGACTTTGACAATGTCGGTTCCACCTTGTCCTTTGATGACGATCGAAGCATCGCCGAGGCAGCCATCGCTGCGATTCGAAGAGGAGTGGCCCCAGTTTCTTGA